A single region of the Candidatus Methanomethylicota archaeon genome encodes:
- a CDS encoding TIGR00266 family protein, whose protein sequence is MEYEIKFRPSYSMLVIKLNEGETIIGEAGAMTYMTPNISVKSRAREGILGSLGLKILGGQSFWINEYTAIDGQGEIGFVSAPLGDIECLVLSKDKEYIIRRESYVASSPSIDLDIKWEGFTKGLFGQGLFMIKAKGEGNLFINTFGAIDRHILKEGESLIVDNFHIVAFSSTCNYRVERFGGLKETLLSGEGLVTRITGPGEVLIQTKNPREFVDWLWTLLEPMIKSRAR, encoded by the coding sequence ATGGAATATGAAATAAAATTTAGACCATCTTATTCTATGCTTGTGATTAAATTAAATGAAGGAGAAACAATTATTGGAGAAGCTGGTGCTATGACATACATGACTCCTAATATTTCAGTAAAATCAAGAGCTAGAGAAGGAATTCTTGGATCGCTTGGTCTTAAAATTCTTGGAGGGCAATCATTTTGGATTAATGAATATACTGCAATTGATGGTCAAGGAGAAATTGGATTTGTCTCAGCTCCACTTGGAGATATAGAATGCCTTGTTTTATCTAAGGATAAAGAGTATATAATTAGAAGAGAATCTTATGTTGCTTCTTCTCCTTCTATAGATCTTGATATAAAGTGGGAAGGATTTACTAAAGGATTATTTGGACAAGGACTTTTTATGATTAAAGCAAAAGGAGAAGGTAATTTATTTATAAATACATTTGGAGCTATTGACAGACATATTTTAAAAGAGGGAGAGAGTTTAATAGTAGATAATTTTCACATTGTAGCTTTTAGTAGTACTTGTAACTATAGAGTGGAAAGATTTGGTGGTTTGAAAGAAACATTATTAAGTGGTGAAGGATTAGTAACAAGAATAACTGGTCCAGGAGAAGTTTTAATTCAAACAAAAAATCCAAGAGAATTTGTTGATTGGCTATGGACATTATTAGAGCCAATGATAAAATCAAGAGCAAGATAA
- a CDS encoding DUF434 domain-containing protein, translating into MMLLKLKKEAIEDLRYLLSRGYDRSHAIKFIGDRYLLNKEQRLLLYRAVYSQEISYIHKSKLVFPEEIKGNKLLIDGFNVIWTVFSAIKGRPVFLCDDGIVRDISGIHGSIINEEIFSELKLIVSNIVQLMPSETIFFFEKQISKSGEIAKIIRILLKENNLFGDAKVVTSPDYELTFLDGIVSTSDSIIIEKVKKIFDLAAYIINKLNIRPLTLSDISV; encoded by the coding sequence ATGATGTTGTTAAAATTAAAAAAAGAAGCAATTGAAGATTTACGCTATCTCTTAAGTAGGGGTTATGATAGATCCCATGCTATAAAATTTATTGGAGATAGATATCTTCTTAATAAAGAACAACGTCTGCTCTTATATAGAGCAGTTTATTCACAAGAAATATCTTATATTCATAAATCTAAGTTAGTCTTTCCAGAGGAAATAAAGGGAAATAAACTTTTAATTGATGGATTTAATGTAATTTGGACAGTATTTAGTGCAATTAAAGGTCGTCCTGTTTTTCTTTGTGATGATGGAATTGTTAGAGATATTTCAGGAATACATGGTTCTATTATAAATGAAGAAATTTTTTCAGAATTAAAATTAATAGTATCTAATATTGTCCAACTTATGCCAAGTGAAACAATATTCTTTTTTGAAAAACAAATAAGTAAAAGTGGAGAAATTGCAAAAATAATTAGAATATTATTAAAAGAAAATAATTTATTTGGAGATGCTAAAGTAGTAACTTCACCTGATTATGAATTAACATTTTTAGATGGAATAGTTTCAACTAGTGATTCTATTATTATTGAAAAAGTAAAAAAGATATTTGATTTAGCAGCATATATAATAAATAAACTCAATATTCGTCCTTTAACACTTTCAGATATTTCTGTATAA
- the leuS gene encoding leucine--tRNA ligase, translating to MELNFREIEEKWQKKWQEAKIFEANPEESKPKFYLTVAYPYPNMPQHIGHARTYTLTDVYARYKRMRGFNVLFPMAFHYTGTPIIAQSKRIQAGDKELIEQFKNLGVPEEIIHTFTSPINIARYFHEDLKLGMKEMGYSIDWRREFTTIDPAYNKFIEWQFYKLNEKGYITKGSHPIGWCPSCKNPVGQHDTRGDVEPEIGEFIAIKFLFEDKFLPTATLRAETIFGVTNIWINPEANYVEILLNGEKIIVSEKALEKLKHQFSNIEFIQLIKGVSLIGKYAINPINGRRVPILPAEFVDPDNATGIVMSVPAHAPYDLLAINDLKNRLDYLEKYGLDVKIISELNPIPVIRTPGFSNIPAKDIIEKLNVKNQLDPKAEEATKELYLKEFHNGEMLPETGEYAGMQVNKARERIKKYLIENNKAFKFYEIINGPVYCRCGSKIIVNVLGDQWFINYGDEKWKKLTKECLANMNIVPEEMRKEFENVIDWLREKACARRSGLGTPLPWDKEWIIESLSDSTIYMAYYTIARIINEEKIDPSSLTPEVFDYVFLGKGNPSSLSKEILEKMRKEFLYFYPLDSRHSGRDLVPNHLTFFIFNHVAIFPKEFWPKQIVVNGSVLMEGKKMSKSLGNIIPLRKAIRIYGADTLRVAILSSSELLQDADFSDSLAKTIKSKLQEFYEFAIKYSNAPPINENSLDEIDKWLLSRIQRIISQVTNSMESLRVREAIHLTLFILMQDIQWYLKRKGKNLQNVNSIIKYAMEILVKLLAPFAPHLCEEIWEKYGNKNFISIESWPIPRESFINPIAETIEEYIKNIIEDSLEIIKVTEITPSKIYYYIASKWKWDVYLKAIQLLEEGIDTKMLIREIMKDQSIRSKGSIAIKFLNSISQLIITMDKDYRKRILSIGPLNELDILNNNKSFLEEYFKCKVYIMLADEAYYDPKSKADQSIPLRPAIYIE from the coding sequence ATGGAGTTGAATTTTAGAGAAATTGAAGAAAAATGGCAGAAAAAATGGCAAGAAGCTAAGATATTTGAAGCAAATCCAGAGGAATCTAAGCCAAAATTTTACTTAACAGTAGCTTATCCTTATCCTAATATGCCACAACATATAGGACATGCTAGAACATATACATTAACTGATGTATATGCTCGATATAAAAGAATGAGAGGTTTTAATGTATTATTTCCTATGGCATTTCACTATACTGGAACACCTATTATTGCTCAAAGTAAAAGAATTCAAGCAGGTGATAAAGAATTAATAGAACAATTTAAAAATTTAGGAGTTCCTGAAGAAATAATACATACTTTTACTTCACCAATAAATATAGCAAGATATTTTCATGAAGATTTAAAACTTGGTATGAAAGAAATGGGTTATTCAATTGATTGGAGAAGAGAATTTACTACTATAGATCCAGCTTATAATAAATTTATAGAATGGCAATTTTATAAATTAAATGAAAAAGGTTACATAACAAAAGGCTCACATCCAATTGGATGGTGTCCTTCATGTAAGAATCCAGTTGGACAACATGATACAAGAGGTGATGTTGAACCAGAAATAGGTGAATTTATTGCTATAAAATTCTTATTTGAAGATAAATTCCTTCCTACTGCTACACTTAGAGCTGAAACAATTTTTGGAGTAACGAATATATGGATTAATCCAGAAGCTAATTATGTTGAAATTCTTCTTAATGGAGAAAAAATTATAGTAAGTGAAAAAGCTTTAGAAAAATTAAAACATCAATTTTCGAATATTGAATTTATTCAATTAATAAAAGGAGTCTCATTAATAGGAAAATATGCTATAAATCCAATAAATGGAAGAAGAGTTCCAATTCTTCCTGCAGAATTTGTTGATCCCGATAATGCTACAGGTATTGTAATGTCAGTGCCTGCTCATGCACCTTATGATTTATTAGCTATAAATGATTTAAAGAATCGCTTAGATTATTTAGAAAAATATGGATTAGATGTAAAAATTATTTCTGAATTAAATCCCATACCTGTAATTAGAACTCCTGGATTTTCAAATATTCCTGCAAAAGATATAATTGAAAAATTAAATGTAAAAAATCAATTAGATCCAAAAGCTGAAGAAGCTACAAAAGAACTTTATTTAAAAGAATTTCATAATGGTGAAATGCTTCCTGAGACAGGTGAATATGCTGGAATGCAAGTTAATAAAGCAAGGGAAAGAATTAAGAAATACTTAATTGAAAATAATAAAGCTTTTAAATTTTATGAAATAATAAATGGTCCTGTATATTGTAGATGTGGTTCTAAAATTATAGTAAATGTACTTGGCGATCAATGGTTTATAAATTATGGAGATGAAAAATGGAAGAAATTAACAAAAGAATGTTTAGCAAATATGAATATTGTTCCTGAAGAAATGAGAAAAGAGTTTGAAAATGTAATAGATTGGCTTAGGGAAAAAGCATGTGCTAGAAGATCTGGATTAGGCACACCTCTACCTTGGGATAAAGAATGGATTATTGAAAGTCTTTCAGACTCAACTATATACATGGCTTACTATACTATTGCAAGAATAATAAATGAAGAAAAAATTGATCCTTCATCACTTACTCCTGAAGTTTTTGATTATGTATTTTTAGGAAAAGGAAATCCTTCATCCTTGAGTAAGGAAATTTTAGAAAAAATGAGAAAAGAATTCTTATACTTTTATCCTTTAGATAGTAGACATTCTGGAAGAGATCTTGTTCCAAATCATTTAACATTCTTTATATTCAATCATGTTGCAATATTTCCTAAAGAATTTTGGCCAAAACAAATAGTTGTTAATGGAAGTGTATTAATGGAAGGAAAGAAAATGTCAAAATCTTTAGGTAATATTATTCCTCTTAGAAAAGCTATAAGAATTTATGGTGCAGATACGCTTAGAGTTGCTATACTCTCTTCTTCTGAACTTTTACAAGATGCAGATTTTAGTGATTCTCTTGCTAAAACAATAAAATCTAAACTTCAAGAATTCTATGAATTTGCAATAAAGTACTCTAATGCTCCTCCAATTAATGAAAATTCATTAGATGAAATTGATAAATGGTTGCTTAGTAGAATTCAAAGAATAATTTCTCAAGTTACAAACTCTATGGAATCATTAAGAGTTAGAGAAGCTATTCATTTAACATTATTCATATTAATGCAAGATATACAATGGTATCTTAAAAGAAAAGGAAAGAATTTACAAAATGTTAATAGTATTATAAAATATGCAATGGAAATTCTTGTAAAATTACTTGCACCTTTTGCCCCTCATTTATGTGAAGAAATATGGGAAAAATATGGAAATAAAAACTTCATTTCTATAGAATCTTGGCCTATTCCAAGAGAATCTTTTATTAATCCAATAGCAGAAACTATTGAAGAATATATTAAAAACATAATAGAAGATTCTTTAGAAATAATAAAAGTTACTGAAATTACTCCTTCTAAGATATATTATTACATAGCTTCAAAATGGAAATGGGATGTTTATTTAAAAGCTATTCAATTATTAGAAGAAGGTATAGATACAAAAATGCTCATTAGAGAAATTATGAAAGATCAATCAATAAGATCAAAAGGATCGATTGCTATTAAGTTTTTGAATTCAATTTCTCAATTAATAATAACAATGGATAAGGATTATAGAAAGCGTATATTATCTATTGGTCCTTTAAATGAATTAGATATTTTAAACAATAATAAGTCCTTTTTAGAAGAATACTTTAAATGTAAAGTTTATATAATGTTGGCTGATGAGGCATATTATGATCCAAAGAGTAAAGCTGATCAATCCATACCATTAAGACCTGCAATATATATAGAATGA
- the alaS gene encoding alanine--tRNA ligase: MIVDPEVYRLKFFLENGFLRKECKICKRYFWTIDPDREVCGEAPCVPYSFINNPPTKRSYNIKEMREAFLSFFEKKGHKRVRRYPVIARWRDDIFFTIASIACFQPHVTSGEVPPPYNPLVISQPCIRMTDIGNVGRTGGRHLTIFEMMAHHAFSSKEKEIYWKEETVAYHHEFLTKDLGIPEDEITYIEHWWEGGGDAGPDVEGIVRGLEISTLVFMQYRKIGNTYQELPLKIVDTGYGLERFTWISMGTPTAFEAIYGELFHKFFKIFGFEIPNQRILSEIVKFSGIIDVNNENSINLFKQKVAEATGMDIHSLEVFLKPVESIMAILDHTKALAFMLSDGLVPSNVQGGYFARFLIRRIKRLMDILKVQVPISELISLQISYWKNQFPELIENIDYVLKVVDLEVERYNKTIDHGKNLILKILKEEKIRKSSIFPIEMLLQLYDSHGIPPEMVKEIAEPQGIKVEIPSSFDAMITSLHQSPQIIKVEEDILQGMPQLPETQLLYYINPKANRIKAKVLYSDGKRVVLDRTIFYPEGGGQPSDIGFILTNGKEIKIKNVKKSHGIVVHYVENEWLDVGSEVECIIDLERRKALSKHHSATHVLIGAARRVLGNHVWQHGAQKDVNKSRLDITHFEKISPSQLKEIEILANKVIQECRPIKTYFEDRNKAEEKFGMRLYQGGVVPGKNIRIVEIEDWDVEACGGTHCSNTGEIGLIKIIHSERIQDGVERIEFVAGEQAINYIQSQEEILHRIAKSLNVPIEHIEISIDKLLKELSNYKKLIEDLREKLAININLKPEIINDIKFLFGKFSDFSNEDLLAIASHIVKKDKQSFVILISEKDGFVIAMCGENVIKKGINAGRILSSILSAIGGKGGGKPDIAQGKIPLSSIPNFEIKIQDLKKKIGDGVEF, encoded by the coding sequence TTGATAGTAGACCCAGAAGTATATAGATTAAAATTTTTTTTAGAAAATGGTTTTTTGAGAAAAGAATGTAAAATATGTAAAAGATATTTTTGGACAATTGATCCTGATCGTGAGGTTTGTGGAGAAGCTCCATGTGTTCCATATTCTTTTATAAATAATCCTCCAACTAAGAGAAGTTATAATATTAAAGAAATGCGTGAAGCTTTTCTTTCTTTTTTTGAGAAAAAAGGTCATAAAAGAGTTAGGCGTTATCCTGTTATTGCTAGATGGAGAGATGATATTTTTTTTACTATAGCATCCATAGCTTGTTTTCAACCTCATGTAACAAGTGGAGAAGTTCCCCCTCCTTATAATCCACTTGTAATTTCTCAACCCTGTATAAGAATGACTGATATAGGAAATGTTGGAAGAACAGGAGGAAGACATTTAACTATTTTTGAAATGATGGCACATCATGCTTTTTCTTCTAAAGAAAAAGAAATTTATTGGAAGGAAGAAACTGTAGCATATCATCATGAATTTTTGACAAAAGATCTTGGAATACCTGAAGATGAGATAACTTATATTGAACATTGGTGGGAAGGTGGTGGTGATGCAGGTCCTGATGTAGAAGGTATAGTGAGAGGTTTAGAGATTTCTACTCTTGTTTTTATGCAATATAGGAAAATAGGTAATACTTATCAAGAACTTCCACTTAAAATTGTTGATACTGGATATGGTTTAGAAAGATTTACATGGATTTCCATGGGGACTCCAACAGCTTTTGAAGCAATATATGGAGAACTTTTTCATAAATTCTTTAAAATTTTTGGCTTTGAAATTCCTAATCAAAGAATATTAAGTGAAATTGTTAAATTTAGTGGTATAATTGATGTAAATAATGAAAATTCAATAAATTTATTTAAGCAAAAAGTAGCAGAAGCTACTGGAATGGATATTCATTCATTAGAAGTTTTTTTAAAACCTGTAGAATCAATAATGGCAATATTAGATCATACAAAAGCTTTAGCATTTATGTTGAGTGATGGACTTGTACCTTCTAATGTTCAAGGAGGATATTTTGCAAGATTTCTCATAAGAAGAATAAAGCGATTAATGGATATTTTAAAAGTTCAAGTACCAATATCTGAACTTATTTCATTACAAATCTCATATTGGAAAAATCAATTTCCTGAATTAATTGAAAACATAGATTATGTATTAAAAGTAGTTGATTTAGAAGTAGAAAGGTATAATAAAACAATAGATCATGGAAAGAATTTAATCTTAAAAATTTTGAAAGAAGAAAAAATAAGAAAGAGTTCTATATTTCCAATAGAAATGCTTTTACAATTATATGATTCTCATGGAATTCCACCAGAAATGGTAAAAGAAATTGCTGAACCTCAAGGAATTAAAGTTGAGATTCCATCATCTTTTGATGCCATGATTACATCTCTTCATCAATCTCCTCAAATTATTAAAGTTGAAGAAGACATACTTCAAGGAATGCCTCAATTACCAGAAACTCAACTTTTATATTATATTAATCCTAAAGCTAATCGTATAAAAGCCAAAGTCTTATACTCTGATGGTAAAAGAGTAGTACTTGATAGAACTATATTTTATCCTGAGGGTGGAGGACAACCAAGTGATATAGGTTTTATTTTAACTAATGGTAAAGAAATTAAAATAAAAAATGTAAAGAAATCTCATGGAATTGTTGTACATTATGTTGAAAATGAATGGCTTGATGTGGGTAGTGAAGTTGAGTGTATAATTGATTTAGAAAGAAGAAAAGCTCTTTCAAAACATCACTCTGCTACTCATGTATTAATTGGAGCAGCAAGAAGGGTTCTTGGAAATCATGTATGGCAACATGGTGCTCAAAAAGATGTAAATAAAAGTCGTTTAGATATTACTCATTTTGAAAAAATTAGTCCATCACAATTAAAAGAAATAGAAATTTTGGCAAATAAAGTAATACAAGAATGTAGACCAATAAAGACATATTTCGAGGATAGAAATAAAGCAGAGGAAAAATTTGGTATGAGACTTTATCAAGGAGGGGTTGTACCTGGTAAAAATATAAGAATTGTAGAAATAGAAGATTGGGATGTTGAAGCATGTGGAGGTACTCATTGTTCAAATACTGGTGAAATAGGTTTAATAAAAATAATTCATTCTGAACGCATTCAAGATGGAGTTGAAAGAATAGAGTTTGTTGCAGGAGAACAAGCTATAAATTATATTCAATCTCAAGAGGAAATACTTCATAGAATTGCTAAGAGCTTAAATGTTCCTATTGAACATATTGAAATAAGTATAGATAAACTATTGAAAGAACTTTCAAATTATAAAAAATTAATTGAAGATCTAAGAGAAAAATTAGCAATTAATATTAATCTAAAGCCTGAAATAATAAATGATATTAAATTCTTATTTGGTAAATTTAGTGATTTTTCTAATGAAGATTTATTAGCAATAGCTTCTCATATAGTAAAAAAAGATAAACAATCTTTTGTAATATTAATTTCTGAAAAAGATGGTTTTGTAATAGCTATGTGTGGAGAAAATGTTATTAAAAAAGGAATAAATGCAGGAAGAATTTTAAGTTCTATTCTATCTGCTATAGGCGGGAAAGGAGGCGGTAAACCTGATATAGCTCAAGGGAAAATACCTTTATCAAGTATTCCTAATTTTGAAATTAAAATACAAGATTTAAAGAAAAAAATAGGTGATGGAGTTGAATTTTAG
- the rpl12p gene encoding 50S ribosomal protein P1, producing MEYIYASLLLHTAKQPINEENLKKVLSASGISVDSARVKALVAALNEINIDEVIKSAIAMPTISAPAPAQPQPTTEEKKEAPKEEEEKKEEESVEGLSALFG from the coding sequence ATCGAGTACATATATGCTAGCCTCCTCCTCCATACTGCAAAACAGCCAATAAATGAAGAGAATCTTAAAAAAGTACTCTCAGCCTCAGGTATAAGTGTTGATAGTGCTAGAGTTAAAGCATTAGTTGCAGCATTGAATGAAATAAATATTGATGAAGTTATAAAATCTGCTATTGCCATGCCTACTATATCTGCCCCAGCTCCAGCTCAACCTCAGCCTACTACTGAAGAAAAGAAGGAAGCTCCGAAAGAAGAGGAGGAGAAAAAAGAAGAAGAAAGTGTTGAAGGATTAAGTGCTCTATTCGGCTAA
- a CDS encoding 50S ribosomal protein L10: MARASLEVKKSIVEKLVTLFQNYSIFAIGNLHGMKAKHIQSIRKNFRGLFEVYVAKNTLIKKALEKIPKFNEHIEEISKYLTGQNILIFSNTNPFSLYLLLEKNKIPSEASPGDIATEDIIVPAGNTGLQPGPILSKFSAAKIPTKIQEGSVWIVKDTIVAKKGDVISADLADILKKLGLKPIMVGLKLKMAFDGTVIPGEVLAIDLEKYKSEIKTAVEYAINLAFNIAYPTKEVLPLLISKAYMEAKAIATISALPIPDILKDSILIAIMQGKRLFEEINKKHPEILGEK; encoded by the coding sequence TTGGCCAGAGCATCACTTGAAGTTAAAAAATCAATTGTAGAAAAATTAGTAACATTATTTCAAAATTATTCAATATTTGCTATTGGTAATTTACATGGTATGAAAGCTAAACATATTCAAAGTATCAGAAAGAATTTTAGAGGTTTATTTGAAGTATATGTTGCTAAAAATACTTTAATTAAAAAAGCATTAGAAAAAATACCAAAGTTTAATGAACATATAGAAGAAATTTCAAAATATCTAACTGGACAAAATATTTTAATATTTTCAAATACAAATCCATTTTCACTTTATTTACTTTTAGAAAAAAATAAAATACCTTCAGAAGCTTCTCCTGGAGATATTGCAACTGAGGATATTATTGTTCCAGCAGGAAATACAGGTCTTCAACCAGGTCCTATATTAAGTAAATTTAGTGCTGCTAAAATACCTACAAAAATTCAAGAGGGATCTGTTTGGATTGTAAAAGATACTATAGTGGCTAAAAAAGGAGATGTAATTTCTGCTGATCTTGCAGATATACTAAAGAAATTAGGATTAAAACCAATAATGGTAGGATTAAAACTTAAAATGGCCTTTGATGGAACTGTTATACCTGGAGAAGTTTTAGCCATAGACTTAGAGAAATATAAATCTGAAATTAAAACTGCAGTTGAATATGCTATTAATTTAGCATTTAATATTGCATATCCAACTAAAGAAGTTCTTCCACTTCTTATATCTAAAGCTTATATGGAAGCAAAAGCTATTGCTACTATCTCAGCCCTTCCCATACCTGATATATTAAAAGACTCAATACTAATTGCAATTATGCAAGGAAAAAGATTATTTGAAGAAATAAATAAAAAACATCCAGAAATACTTGGTGAAAAATAG
- a CDS encoding 50S ribosomal protein L1, translating to MISLESLTSMIEEAKKNSKKRNFIQSIELIVNLKDLDMKSPENRINEVVVLPNSIGKERKICVIADGDLLIKAKQAGADLVISKQELEQYANDKKAAKKLANQYDFFIARADLMALVGKTLGSILGPRGKMPDPVPPTVNIENIIKNYRKSVRIRMRDQPVVKCCVGREDMESKSIAENILAILNAIDRRIKLDQHLSSIIIKTTMGKPVELRGVEIGQSIT from the coding sequence ATGATAAGTTTAGAATCTCTCACATCAATGATTGAAGAAGCAAAAAAGAATTCAAAGAAAAGGAATTTTATTCAAAGTATTGAACTTATAGTTAATTTAAAAGACTTGGATATGAAATCTCCAGAAAATAGAATAAATGAAGTTGTAGTTTTACCAAATTCAATAGGAAAAGAAAGGAAAATTTGTGTAATTGCTGATGGTGATTTATTAATAAAAGCTAAACAAGCAGGGGCAGATTTAGTAATTTCAAAACAAGAATTAGAACAATATGCTAATGATAAGAAAGCTGCTAAAAAACTTGCTAATCAATATGACTTCTTTATTGCTAGAGCTGATTTAATGGCTTTAGTAGGAAAAACTTTAGGTTCAATTTTAGGTCCTAGAGGAAAAATGCCAGACCCTGTTCCACCTACTGTAAATATTGAAAATATTATAAAGAATTATAGAAAATCAGTTAGAATAAGAATGCGAGATCAACCAGTTGTTAAATGTTGTGTTGGTAGAGAAGATATGGAGTCTAAAAGTATTGCTGAAAATATACTTGCTATTTTAAATGCAATAGATAGAAGAATAAAGCTTGATCAACATCTTTCATCAATAATTATTAAAACAACTATGGGTAAACCAGTAGAATTAAGAGGTGTAGAAATTGGCCAGAGCATCACTTGA
- a CDS encoding 50S ribosomal protein L11, protein MATKKTFNFLIDGGKATGGPPIGPSLGPLGVNILQVVNTINEKTKEFEGMRVPVKVIVDPDTKEFEVEVGVPSTTALIVKELKLQKGATNVKTEKVGDLSIEGVIKIAKIRFPYSLAKNLKSCIKEVVGTCLSMGVTVDGKDPKVVEKEIDAGVYDEIIRKAEEE, encoded by the coding sequence ATGGCAACTAAAAAAACATTTAATTTCTTAATTGATGGTGGAAAAGCGACTGGTGGACCACCAATAGGTCCATCATTGGGACCTTTAGGAGTTAATATATTACAAGTTGTAAATACTATAAATGAAAAGACAAAAGAATTTGAAGGAATGAGAGTTCCAGTTAAAGTTATAGTTGATCCTGATACAAAAGAATTTGAAGTAGAAGTAGGAGTACCGTCAACTACTGCTCTTATAGTTAAAGAGCTTAAATTACAAAAAGGTGCTACTAATGTTAAAACTGAGAAAGTTGGGGATTTAAGTATAGAAGGTGTAATAAAAATTGCAAAAATAAGATTTCCATATTCTTTAGCAAAAAATTTAAAATCATGTATTAAAGAAGTTGTTGGTACATGTTTAAGTATGGGTGTTACTGTTGATGGTAAGGATCCAAAGGTTGTTGAAAAAGAAATTGATGCTGGGGTTTATGACGAAATAATTAGAAAAGCAGAGGAGGAGTAG
- a CDS encoding transcription elongation factor Spt5, which translates to MSTRIFAVRTTAGQEKNVVLLIERRCMAKNINVKSIISPPDVSGYVFIEASGPNIVSLAIENIKHVKGWVAGKVELEDVTKFLIQQPVIDLINVDDKVEIVSGPFKGMQAKVTRVDKTKGEVTLELLEAPYTLPITIRAEQVKIISKSEAIKQEVKEKKEKIDIFKEFSKLEEE; encoded by the coding sequence ATGTCAACAAGAATATTTGCAGTAAGAACTACTGCAGGTCAAGAAAAGAATGTAGTGCTATTAATTGAAAGAAGATGTATGGCTAAAAATATAAATGTAAAGTCTATAATTTCACCTCCTGATGTAAGTGGTTATGTATTTATTGAAGCTAGTGGTCCAAACATTGTAAGTCTTGCTATTGAAAATATAAAACATGTAAAAGGTTGGGTAGCAGGAAAAGTAGAATTAGAAGATGTTACAAAATTCTTAATTCAACAACCAGTTATAGATTTAATTAATGTAGATGATAAAGTAGAAATAGTCTCAGGACCATTTAAAGGAATGCAAGCAAAAGTTACTAGAGTTGATAAAACTAAGGGTGAAGTTACACTTGAATTATTAGAAGCTCCATATACATTACCAATAACCATAAGAGCAGAACAAGTAAAAATTATATCTAAAAGTGAAGCAATAAAACAAGAAGTAAAAGAAAAGAAGGAAAAAATTGACATATTTAAAGAATTTTCAAAATTAGAGGAGGAGTGA
- a CDS encoding protein translocase SEC61 complex subunit gamma, producing MSPREIIHSISRVLKLSRKPDLDEFKLSLRICFLGLLLVGIFGFLIQIIATLILGIRG from the coding sequence ATGTCACCCCGTGAAATCATCCATTCCATAAGTAGAGTATTAAAATTATCAAGAAAACCAGACTTAGATGAGTTTAAATTATCTTTAAGAATTTGTTTTCTTGGATTATTACTTGTAGGTATTTTTGGCTTCTTAATTCAAATAATTGCTACTCTTATATTAGGTATTAGAGGATGA